From a single Halanaerobiaceae bacterium ANBcell28 genomic region:
- a CDS encoding GNAT family N-acetyltransferase, with amino-acid sequence MGIENKNLLNIKLESKRLILVPISMEYKDNIFKEFSKEITTYMYPAPAKEISETELFIINSIKSLKGGSNLQLVILKKDTLEFLGCAGLHNINTKTPEFGIWLKKSAHGMGYGIEAITELKKWADKNIDYKYILYPVAEKNIASRKIPESLGGKIEKEYDETGLGGNSYHCIEYRIYK; translated from the coding sequence ATGGGAATAGAAAATAAAAATCTACTTAATATAAAACTCGAAAGTAAAAGACTAATATTAGTACCAATCTCTATGGAATATAAAGATAATATATTTAAAGAATTTTCTAAAGAAATAACTACTTATATGTATCCTGCACCAGCTAAAGAAATTTCTGAAACAGAATTATTTATAATAAATTCCATAAAAAGCTTAAAAGGTGGCAGTAATCTACAATTGGTGATTTTAAAAAAAGATACCCTGGAGTTCTTAGGATGTGCAGGTCTTCATAATATCAATACAAAGACACCCGAGTTTGGAATCTGGTTAAAAAAATCTGCTCATGGAATGGGATATGGAATAGAAGCTATTACTGAACTTAAGAAATGGGCAGATAAAAATATAGATTATAAATATATTCTATATCCTGTAGCTGAAAAAAATATAGCTAGCCGGAAAATACCAGAATCACTTGGAGGTAAAATAGAAAAAGAATATGATGAAACAGGTTTAGGAGGAAATTCATATCACTGTATAGAATACAGGATATACAAATAG
- a CDS encoding O-methyltransferase — translation MFNNISIEMKERMAYLEKIDKQDREDGTTRLKRLRQIPPETGKFLALMAANCPEGEFVEIGTSAGYSSLWISLACMDRNIKLKTFEILPEKVKLAEETLASAEVEEYIELIAGDALENLEEIDNISFAFLDAEKEVYEQCYDLIVPRLAQGGLLIADNAINHYDKLKKVINKAENDERVDAMVVPIGKGELICRKV, via the coding sequence ATGTTTAATAATATTTCAATAGAAATGAAAGAGAGAATGGCTTATCTAGAAAAAATTGATAAACAGGATAGAGAAGATGGTACTACACGCTTGAAAAGACTTAGGCAAATACCACCTGAAACAGGAAAATTCCTAGCTCTTATGGCTGCTAATTGTCCTGAAGGAGAGTTCGTTGAAATTGGAACAAGCGCTGGCTATTCCTCTTTGTGGATCTCTTTAGCCTGTATGGACAGGAATATAAAACTTAAGACATTTGAAATTTTGCCTGAAAAAGTAAAACTAGCTGAAGAGACATTGGCAAGTGCAGAAGTAGAAGAGTATATAGAACTTATTGCAGGTGATGCTCTTGAAAACTTAGAAGAAATTGACAATATTTCCTTTGCTTTTTTAGATGCAGAGAAAGAAGTTTATGAGCAATGTTATGACCTGATAGTTCCAAGATTAGCTCAAGGTGGTTTATTAATAGCTGATAATGCTATCAATCATTATGATAAACTAAAGAAAGTAATTAATAAAGCAGAAAATGATGAAAGAGTTGATGCAATGGTGGTACCTATTGGAAAAGGCGAACTTATTTGTAGGAAAGTATAA
- a CDS encoding HAD-IA family hydrolase, with amino-acid sequence MKLGMITNGSVRMQNAKIDEIGVRSFFETIIVSDEIGIKKPDIRIFNMVLKKLNVNAKNAIYIGDNPFCDIKGASNAGLNTAWMEGFREWDLDGIKPDYKINHLKELLSII; translated from the coding sequence ATGAAATTAGGAATGATAACAAATGGTTCTGTTAGAATGCAAAATGCTAAAATAGATGAAATTGGTGTAAGAAGCTTTTTTGAAACAATAATTGTTTCAGATGAAATTGGAATTAAAAAACCTGATATCAGGATATTTAATATGGTTTTGAAAAAGTTAAATGTTAATGCAAAAAATGCAATTTATATTGGCGATAATCCTTTCTGTGATATAAAAGGAGCAAGTAATGCTGGTCTTAATACTGCTTGGATGGAAGGATTTAGAGAATGGGATCTCGATGGTATAAAGCCTGATTATAAGATCAATCATTTAAAGGAATTATTAAGTATTATTTAG
- a CDS encoding glycoside hydrolase family 9 protein → MRGKMLFILIVIFIMLITINIVISAEIIIQEYEAGQLLRRSNFVDGKGFPWHTFVSCRCGSCRYGPDYFVSFDFFAIENRFRSDCDLYFRHSNLTLEEGHTYTVRFTVEAESDLTIYPRIGKQSPPFYDYWNPGGIELKENEIVTIENNFVAEKTYENVEFSFRISTGRRIKFYELSLYNPEFPGYQAKTKPLKRDIRVNQIGYFTNGIKRATLNAMETHPVNWWLKNENGVRVTNGISEVFGYDCQSNEHIHIIDFSFYNLEGENYVLYADSKPVYNEKSLVESYPFTISNDIYDQLTYDALKYFYYHRSGIPIEMPYAENPQFERPASNLPDLLEICTNTRDSWSYHEEFTVDATGGWYEIGNNAKHPRYGAISAWILMNMYERMLYKENSVDLISDNTMNIPESGDGIPDILNEVRWQMEALMSMQVPEGYDREGMVFFSGSDDIWTGLAIYPHEAELITNRILKPPTTDVTLYFAATAAMASRLWQDYDSVFANELLQAAEKAWLASSVNPIIFAPYYIYEPEHFHYGYCYWAAAELFLTTGKEEYKNFVQNSWYYLRASNRIGTKEYVYGLFNPRDVSALGTISLVLVPNGLPEEDILKARENIIYSADYSIYIQEEQGYDPLIRTTLIGFSYNNLGDWVDGYPFYSNLYALNLALLQAYAYDFTDDDKYLNSIIKGFDYILGRNAMEKVYVTSYGSNFVENPYHNIFSNQLDSSFPKPPPGILVSGPSSKLYEYHSYFRFQDEIPAQRRYLDYIEARTNNTCSTILNATLAWVSSYLSLNGNNEIDRVIPGDVNGDGVVNSIDATILGRYILTMIDEFPIENGFQAADINNDGVINSLDYNLIMQVIFNRDI, encoded by the coding sequence ATGAGAGGAAAAATGCTTTTTATTTTAATTGTGATTTTTATTATGCTTATAACTATAAATATCGTAATCTCAGCAGAAATTATTATTCAAGAATATGAAGCAGGTCAATTATTAAGAAGAAGTAACTTTGTAGACGGTAAAGGTTTTCCGTGGCATACCTTTGTTTCTTGTCGATGCGGTTCTTGTCGATACGGACCAGATTATTTTGTTTCTTTTGATTTCTTTGCTATAGAAAATAGATTTAGATCTGATTGTGACCTTTATTTTAGGCATAGTAATCTTACTCTTGAAGAAGGTCATACCTATACAGTAAGATTTACAGTAGAAGCAGAGTCTGATTTAACAATATACCCTAGAATTGGAAAACAAAGTCCGCCATTCTATGATTATTGGAATCCTGGAGGTATTGAACTTAAAGAAAATGAAATTGTAACAATTGAAAACAACTTTGTAGCAGAAAAAACTTATGAAAATGTTGAGTTTTCTTTTAGAATATCTACTGGTAGAAGAATTAAATTTTATGAATTGAGTCTTTATAACCCAGAATTTCCAGGTTATCAAGCTAAAACAAAACCTTTAAAAAGAGACATAAGAGTAAATCAAATAGGATATTTCACTAATGGAATTAAGAGAGCTACTTTAAACGCAATGGAAACACATCCTGTTAATTGGTGGCTAAAAAATGAAAATGGTGTTAGAGTTACAAATGGTATAAGCGAAGTATTTGGATACGATTGTCAATCTAATGAACATATACATATTATTGATTTTAGTTTTTACAATCTAGAAGGAGAAAATTATGTATTGTATGCAGATAGTAAACCGGTTTATAATGAGAAATCACTTGTAGAAAGTTATCCATTTACAATCAGTAATGATATTTACGATCAATTAACATATGATGCCTTAAAATATTTTTATTATCATAGAAGTGGTATTCCAATTGAAATGCCTTATGCTGAAAATCCTCAATTTGAACGCCCTGCATCAAATTTACCTGATTTGTTAGAAATTTGTACAAATACAAGAGATTCTTGGTCTTATCACGAAGAATTTACTGTTGATGCTACAGGCGGTTGGTATGAAATTGGAAATAATGCTAAGCATCCTAGATATGGAGCTATAAGCGCATGGATTCTTATGAATATGTATGAAAGAATGTTGTATAAAGAAAACTCTGTTGATTTAATTAGTGACAATACTATGAATATTCCGGAAAGTGGAGATGGTATTCCAGATATTTTAAATGAAGTTCGCTGGCAAATGGAAGCACTTATGAGTATGCAAGTACCTGAAGGTTATGATCGAGAAGGTATGGTTTTTTTTAGTGGAAGTGATGACATTTGGACTGGACTCGCCATATATCCACATGAGGCTGAATTAATTACTAATCGTATTCTTAAACCTCCAACTACAGATGTTACTCTGTACTTTGCTGCAACTGCAGCAATGGCCTCTAGATTATGGCAAGATTATGATTCGGTTTTTGCTAATGAATTGCTGCAGGCAGCTGAAAAGGCATGGTTAGCAAGTTCTGTAAATCCCATAATTTTTGCACCATATTATATTTATGAGCCAGAGCATTTTCATTATGGTTATTGTTATTGGGCAGCAGCTGAATTATTTCTAACGACAGGAAAAGAAGAGTATAAAAACTTTGTCCAAAACTCCTGGTATTATTTACGTGCCTCGAATAGAATAGGTACTAAAGAATATGTATATGGTTTGTTCAACCCAAGGGATGTATCGGCATTAGGAACAATAAGTTTGGTGCTTGTACCAAATGGTCTTCCAGAAGAAGATATTTTAAAAGCAAGAGAAAATATAATTTATTCTGCGGATTATTCTATTTATATTCAAGAAGAACAAGGCTACGACCCATTAATTAGAACAACTCTTATTGGTTTTAGTTATAATAATCTGGGAGATTGGGTAGACGGATATCCATTTTATTCAAATTTATATGCTCTTAACTTAGCTTTACTTCAAGCCTATGCTTATGATTTTACTGATGATGATAAATACTTAAATTCCATAATAAAAGGCTTTGATTATATTTTAGGTCGTAATGCTATGGAAAAAGTATATGTAACGTCTTATGGTAGTAATTTTGTAGAAAATCCTTATCATAATATATTTTCTAATCAATTAGATTCATCTTTTCCAAAACCACCGCCTGGAATACTTGTGAGTGGACCAAGTTCTAAATTGTATGAATATCATAGTTATTTTAGATTCCAAGATGAAATCCCGGCACAGAGAAGATATCTAGACTATATCGAAGCTAGAACGAATAATACTTGTTCTACTATTTTAAATGCTACTCTTGCCTGGGTAAGTTCTTATCTGTCTTTAAATGGTAATAACGAAATTGATCGAGTAATACCTGGTGATGTAAATGGAGATGGAGTTGTAAATTCTATTGATGCTACAATCCTTGGTAGATATATTTTAACTATGATTGATGAATTTCCAATTGAAAATGGATTTCAAGCAGCTGATATAAATAATGATGGTGTTATTAATTCTCTTGATTATAATTTAATCATGCAAGTAATTTTTAATAGGGATATTTAA
- a CDS encoding HD domain-containing protein has product MLDQKKFNELKSYFDNYTKRFYNNEDDQKAIDLKYHHSYRVYENINKLANNIGLAEKEIVIANVIGLFHDLGRFEQYKKYKTFSDSISINHAELSVEILKEKNIFHNLNKGSQNIIYQAILHHNKIDIPENLSEEELLFSKLIRDADKLDIWNIFAERYHRQENNDKINLNLTEEGIISPEILQLILEEKTVKYSSLKTIDDFKIVQMGWIYNLNFKESFIIVKKRQYIEKIYHSIKSKEAKKVFDNINEYMYKKISD; this is encoded by the coding sequence ATGTTAGATCAGAAAAAATTTAATGAACTAAAATCTTATTTTGATAATTATACTAAGAGATTTTACAACAATGAAGATGATCAAAAAGCAATAGATTTAAAATATCACCATAGTTATAGGGTATATGAAAATATAAACAAGCTGGCTAATAATATTGGATTAGCAGAAAAAGAAATAGTGATTGCAAATGTTATTGGCCTATTTCATGATTTAGGCAGATTTGAGCAATACAAAAAATACAAAACTTTTTCTGACAGTATATCAATTAATCATGCTGAATTATCTGTGGAAATCTTAAAAGAAAAAAATATTTTTCATAATCTTAATAAAGGATCACAGAATATTATTTATCAAGCAATTCTCCATCATAATAAAATAGATATACCTGAAAATTTATCTGAAGAAGAACTCTTGTTTTCTAAACTTATTCGGGATGCTGACAAACTAGATATCTGGAATATTTTTGCTGAAAGATATCACAGACAGGAGAATAATGATAAAATTAATCTTAATCTTACAGAAGAAGGTATTATAAGTCCAGAAATACTTCAACTTATCCTTGAAGAAAAAACTGTAAAATATTCAAGTCTTAAAACAATAGATGATTTTAAAATAGTACAAATGGGTTGGATTTATAACTTGAATTTTAAAGAAAGTTTTATCATAGTTAAAAAACGACAATATATCGAGAAAATATACCATAGCATCAAGTCGAAAGAAGCTAAGAAAGTATTTGACAATATAAATGAATATATGTACAAAAAAATAAGTGATTAG
- a CDS encoding glycoside hydrolase family 9 protein yields the protein MTTKILILFLVFVFVVSGTIFAEFIVEEYEPGQLLKRTSFEDGIGYPWHVHENPPAWLDFRLEDGVYVVVIIDPNGADGEIWDLQFRYRDNLSLQSGHTYEVSFTVEADRDMEIYPKIGDQYYPYFEDWNPNQNWERINLQANQLYTHNETFTATRTVNLIEFAFYLASAPAGTTIKFHEISLFDPDFPGHPPKTRPYYRDIRVNQLGYMINNRKRATLNVKEEQANTAVNWWLENEYGIELARGKTEPFGYDNDSGDYVHIIDFSHIEIYGSNYKLYADSEPVYGENSLVESYPFDIANDIYDNLVYDSLKYYYYNRSGIPIEMPYAESPEYTRPAGHLPDIMTTSKTETGHWAYNVDLEVDVSGGWYTTGDHGKYLAYGGTSVWKLMNMYERLLYSNDSEEIFADDTMNIPESKDGVPDILNETRWQIEALLKMQVPDGYERAGMAFHRGQDEIWTGLVIYPHEAETIAERVLRPPTTVATLNLAAITALASRLWEDYDPAFAKRCLKAAERAWQAANDNPEIFPPTDFLGPTPDDVQDEFYWAAAELFISTGKDKYRDFIQNSEYYLLVPNYTERHYETYFGEFTNENVQALGTLSLALVPNNLPDCDIYEARQNIIEAANYSINIQKEQGYGPLIKSMEQYVLGHSIDGYPWGSNSHILNSAIIQAYAYDYTGDEIYLNSIIEAFDYIMGRNPMEMAYVTGYGKHHTKNPYHPVYAYSLDTSFPKAPAGILASGPNSAVQDPLVRGSGMVLGEIPAQKTYIDHIESWSTNESCIIYNAPLAWVSSYLSLRATSDYIIPGDVNGDGVVNSIDATILGRYILTMIDEFPIENGFQAADINNDGVINSLDYNLIMQLIFNSDI from the coding sequence ATGACGACAAAAATATTAATTCTTTTTCTTGTTTTTGTATTTGTAGTTTCAGGTACGATATTTGCTGAGTTTATAGTAGAGGAATATGAACCTGGACAATTATTAAAAAGAACTAGTTTTGAAGATGGCATAGGATATCCATGGCATGTACACGAGAATCCACCAGCTTGGTTAGATTTTAGATTAGAAGATGGTGTCTATGTTGTAGTAATTATAGACCCAAATGGTGCTGATGGTGAAATATGGGATCTTCAGTTTCGTTATAGGGATAATCTTTCTCTACAATCAGGACATACTTATGAAGTATCATTTACTGTAGAAGCAGATAGAGACATGGAGATATATCCTAAAATTGGTGACCAATATTATCCTTACTTTGAAGATTGGAATCCAAATCAAAATTGGGAAAGAATAAATCTTCAGGCAAATCAGCTTTATACACATAATGAAACATTTACAGCTACGAGAACTGTAAATCTCATAGAATTTGCGTTTTATTTAGCTAGTGCACCAGCAGGGACTACAATTAAATTTCATGAAATAAGTTTATTTGACCCAGATTTTCCTGGACATCCACCTAAAACAAGACCGTATTATAGAGATATTCGTGTAAATCAGTTGGGATATATGATAAATAATAGAAAAAGAGCAACTTTGAATGTTAAAGAAGAACAAGCTAATACAGCAGTTAATTGGTGGTTAGAAAATGAATATGGAATTGAACTTGCACGTGGAAAGACTGAACCATTTGGATATGATAATGATTCTGGTGATTATGTGCATATAATTGATTTTTCACACATTGAAATTTATGGAAGCAATTACAAATTGTATGCAGATAGTGAACCTGTATATGGAGAAAATTCATTAGTAGAAAGTTATCCATTTGATATTGCTAATGATATCTATGACAATTTAGTATATGATTCATTAAAGTATTACTACTATAACAGAAGTGGTATTCCAATTGAAATGCCTTATGCAGAATCACCAGAATATACGCGCCCAGCAGGACATTTACCTGATATTATGACCACTAGTAAAACTGAAACTGGACATTGGGCTTATAATGTGGACTTAGAAGTAGACGTAAGTGGTGGTTGGTACACAACTGGTGACCACGGTAAATATCTTGCTTATGGCGGAACTAGTGTATGGAAATTAATGAATATGTATGAACGACTATTATATAGCAATGACTCTGAAGAGATATTTGCTGATGACACTATGAATATCCCAGAAAGTAAAGATGGCGTGCCAGATATTTTAAATGAAACTCGCTGGCAAATAGAAGCACTACTTAAAATGCAAGTTCCTGATGGTTATGAGCGAGCAGGGATGGCTTTTCATAGAGGACAGGATGAGATATGGACTGGATTAGTTATATATCCTCATGAAGCAGAAACAATTGCAGAAAGAGTACTTCGACCTCCAACAACTGTTGCTACACTAAATTTAGCAGCTATAACTGCTCTTGCCTCTCGACTTTGGGAAGATTATGATCCTGCTTTTGCTAAGAGATGTTTAAAGGCTGCTGAAAGAGCATGGCAAGCAGCAAATGATAACCCTGAAATATTTCCACCTACTGATTTTTTGGGTCCTACCCCAGATGATGTACAGGACGAATTTTACTGGGCTGCTGCTGAATTATTTATAAGTACAGGCAAAGATAAATATAGAGATTTTATACAAAACTCAGAGTATTATCTTTTAGTTCCTAATTATACGGAAAGACATTATGAGACTTATTTTGGTGAATTTACTAATGAAAATGTTCAGGCCTTAGGTACTTTAAGTCTTGCTCTAGTACCTAATAATCTTCCTGATTGTGATATTTATGAGGCTAGACAAAATATTATAGAAGCTGCAAATTATTCTATTAATATTCAAAAGGAACAAGGATATGGACCACTAATTAAGTCGATGGAGCAATATGTACTTGGTCATAGTATTGATGGATACCCATGGGGGTCAAATTCCCATATTTTGAATTCTGCTATAATTCAAGCTTATGCTTATGACTATACAGGAGATGAAATATATCTTAACTCAATTATTGAAGCATTTGATTATATAATGGGACGTAATCCAATGGAAATGGCATATGTTACAGGATATGGAAAGCATCACACAAAAAATCCATATCATCCTGTATATGCATATTCTCTAGATACATCATTTCCGAAAGCTCCTGCTGGAATTCTTGCTAGTGGCCCAAATTCTGCTGTACAGGATCCTTTAGTAAGAGGATCAGGTATGGTGCTAGGTGAAATTCCAGCACAAAAAACATATATTGACCATATAGAATCCTGGTCAACAAATGAATCTTGCATAATATACAATGCTCCTCTAGCCTGGGTAAGTTCATATCTTTCTTTACGTGCAACTAGTGATTATATAATACCTGGTGATGTTAATGGAGATGGTGTTGTAAATTCTATTGATGCTACAATACTTGGTAGATATATTTTAACTATGATAGATGAATTTCCAATTGAAAATGGATTTCAAGCAGCTGATATAAATAATGATGGTGTTATTAATTCTCTTGATTATAATTTAATCATGCAATTAATTTTTAATAGCGATATATAA
- a CDS encoding Cof-type HAD-IIB family hydrolase codes for MKNYFLTDLDGTLLRNDASLSKYTIDVISTAIENDFVISFATARGYVSSNKVASAILWKYPLVLYNGALIYDPIKKTMIDGYWLDSEIVNNIIEIGKTINLTPMLFCLDLDNRERVLHEKLVKFGYKEFYKSRPNDKRFKEIEKLISTDQYRTLIITYIGLFDELEPLKKKIKEIFTDQVHIHFMRDNYIKDHYFLEITHPKSNKEEGIKLWSELIACNTKDITVFGDNLNDLAMFYQAGKSIAVENAQLQVLELADEIIDSNENDGVAQYINKILNLNI; via the coding sequence GTGAAAAATTATTTTCTAACTGATTTAGATGGGACTTTATTAAGAAATGATGCATCACTTTCAAAATATACTATTGATGTAATTTCAACTGCAATTGAAAATGATTTTGTTATTAGTTTCGCTACTGCTCGTGGTTATGTTTCCTCAAATAAGGTTGCTTCAGCTATTCTCTGGAAATATCCACTGGTACTATATAATGGTGCATTAATATATGATCCAATTAAAAAAACAATGATAGATGGATACTGGCTTGATTCTGAAATAGTTAATAATATAATAGAAATAGGTAAAACAATTAATTTAACTCCAATGTTATTTTGTCTTGATCTTGATAACAGAGAACGGGTATTACATGAAAAATTAGTGAAGTTTGGATATAAAGAGTTTTATAAAAGTCGTCCAAATGACAAGAGATTTAAAGAAATTGAGAAATTAATCAGCACTGATCAATATAGAACCTTGATAATTACTTATATAGGATTATTTGATGAACTTGAGCCCTTAAAGAAAAAGATAAAAGAAATTTTTACTGATCAAGTACATATCCACTTTATGAGAGATAATTATATTAAAGATCATTATTTTCTGGAAATCACTCATCCAAAATCAAACAAAGAAGAGGGTATTAAATTGTGGTCTGAGTTAATTGCTTGTAATACTAAAGATATAACTGTCTTTGGCGACAATTTAAATGATTTAGCTATGTTTTACCAGGCAGGCAAAAGTATTGCAGTTGAAAATGCCCAACTACAAGTATTAGAACTTGCAGATGAGATTATAGATTCAAATGAAAATGATGGTGTAGCACAATATATAAATAAAATATTAAATCTTAATATATAA